A genome region from Eurosta solidaginis isolate ZX-2024a chromosome 2, ASM4086904v1, whole genome shotgun sequence includes the following:
- the LOC137241182 gene encoding retinitis pigmentosa 1-like 1 protein, translating to MIFSTRADEQENVLCAECGRSTLPKCENMEDITLDNIIQCKESSCELAIFTDGETDNMCILNANNPHSQFPASKYTTVTTVLQVPLALQMVTIAADTAEAEVGGTEADMIGITTEQSQPETVTIETNEINEEPSADRKETSTENLSDSQPPESEQKSKQGEADTNVNTVTEESQPKVDEVEDLAQNAEQNKTEEATAEEKPAQEDKDPVKDSAEEVASVNGNTGPLAPSTGEEFEEIESIPTVVAVDVEQGSPDYPADAPALGDGKEEEVVNKLSKPVEVNESANEGHNAVPMAQQNTIDSQDKEVLDKNKKEISTGNMEPNSISGSEAKVTYNSDKPELVGDKAGGHLNGSVTQNSECDEGITTTNSAPTMANTSLQQILTCYSCASTTDTECSMGPGKPINCPAMVDKPNGCYTLYKADTNITTRGCISELTDAGLRYCQIKVKQCILCHEKNCNNLLAPSVATQGSPLASLWLGIGSFICLKLLS from the exons TGTTGTGTGCGGAATGCGGTCGATCGACTTTACCCAAATGTGAAAACATGGAGGATATAACATTGGATAATATAATTCAATGCAAAGAAAGTTCTTGCGAGCTTGCTATAT TCACTGATGGTGAGACTGACAATATGTGTATACTGAATGCCAACAATCCGCATAGTCAATTTCCGGCATCAAAGTATACCACCGTAACGACTGTACTACAGGTACCATTAGCTTTACAGATGGTTACAATAGCTGCAGACACAGCAGAAGCAGAAGTTGGTGGAACCGAAGCGGATATGATTGGGATTACCACAGAGCAAAGTCAACCTGAAACAGTGACGATTGAAACAAATGAAATTAATGAAGAACCAAGTGCTGATCGTAAAGAAACATCCACAGAGAATTTGAGTGATTCGCAGCCGCCGGAATCAGAGCAAAAGTCAAAACAAGGGGAAGCAGATACAAATGTTAACACAGTAACAGAAGAAAGTCAACCAAAAGTGGATGAAGTTGAAGATTTAGCACAAAACGCAGAGCAGAATAAAACGGAAGAGGCTACAGCAGAAGAGAAACCAGCTCAAGAAGATAAAGACCCTGTGAAAGATAGTGCAGAAGAAGTTGCTAGTGTAAATGGAAATACAGGGCCTTTAGCACCTAGTACTGGCGAGGAATTTGAGGAGATAGAATCGATTCCAACAGTAGTAGCTGTGGATGTAGAGCAAGGCTCACCAGACTATCCTGCTGATGCACCAGCTCTGGGTGATGGGAAAGAAGAGGAAGTTGTAAACAAATTATCCAAACCAGTAGAAGTAAATGAATCAGCGAATGAAGGGCACAATGCCGTCCCTATGGCCCAACAAAATACAATTGACTCTCAGGATAAAGAAGTCTTagacaaaaataaaaaggagaTATCGACAGGAAATATGGAACCGAATTCCATTAGTGGAAGCGAAGCTAAAGTTACATATAACAGTGATAAGCCAGAGCTTGTGGGTGATAAAGCGGGAGGGCATCTCAATGGCAGTGTAACACAAAACTCAGAATGTGATGAAGGTATAACTACAACAAATTCAGCACCAACTATGGCTAATACATCGCTACAGCAAATTTTAACATGTTACTCTTGTGCAAGCACGACGGATACAGAATGCTCGATGGGGCCGGGAAAGCCGATCAATTGTCCGGCAATGGTGGATAAACCAAATGGATGCTATACGCTCTATAAGG ctgaTACCAATATCACAACACGCGGCTGCATTTCGGAACTTACCGATGCTGGTTTAAGGTATTGCCAGATCAAAGTAAAACAATGCATTTTGTGTCATGAAAAGAATTGTAATAATCTTTTAGCGCCATCGGTTGCTACTCAAGGTAGTCCTTTAGCTAGTCTCTGGCTGGGGATTGGCAGTTTTATATGCCTGAAACTTTTGTCATAA